One window from the genome of Candidatus Didemnitutus sp. encodes:
- a CDS encoding DUF3102 domain-containing protein, which produces MPNPSSALALVQDRQISPRGEISKLQAIAVQQLAVIRQLHTSAAIRALLVGLTLHRIKAASTHGEWMPWLKKNFDGGKNTANRYMRLALVFVERTKVQRPDLLALPGDQIELALEKPGSAEKKLMDKAVKFVGEKTLQELLEEHGIRDDAKHGKRTSSRGDDAGDQDDDGSADAQTVQEKFNEIAGLFESARKATADKANWMSFSKQQHLQLKALAEDAAEHLATLCAKTHGRAAKN; this is translated from the coding sequence ATGCCGAATCCCTCCTCAGCTCTCGCTCTCGTCCAGGACCGCCAAATTTCCCCGCGCGGGGAAATTTCAAAACTGCAGGCGATCGCCGTGCAGCAGCTCGCGGTGATCCGGCAGCTTCACACCAGCGCCGCGATCCGCGCGCTCCTCGTCGGCCTCACGCTGCATCGCATCAAGGCCGCGAGCACGCACGGCGAGTGGATGCCCTGGCTGAAAAAGAACTTCGACGGCGGCAAGAACACCGCGAACCGCTACATGCGCCTCGCGCTCGTGTTCGTCGAGCGCACGAAGGTGCAGCGGCCCGATCTCCTCGCGTTGCCCGGCGACCAGATCGAGCTGGCACTCGAGAAGCCGGGCTCGGCCGAGAAGAAGCTGATGGACAAGGCCGTCAAGTTTGTCGGCGAGAAGACGCTGCAGGAGCTGCTCGAGGAGCACGGCATCCGCGACGACGCGAAGCACGGCAAGCGCACTAGCTCGCGCGGCGATGATGCCGGCGACCAGGACGACGACGGCAGCGCGGATGCACAGACCGTGCAGGAGAAATTCAACGAGATCGCCGGCCTCTTCGAGAGCGCGCGCAAGGCGACCGCCGACAAGGCGAACTGGATGAGCTTCTCGAAGCAGCAGCACCTGCAGCTCAAGGCGCTCGCCGAAGACGCCGCCGAACACCTGGCCACGCTTTGCGCGAAGACGCACGGCCGCGCCGCGAAAAACTAA
- a CDS encoding LexA family transcriptional regulator, which produces MQDENAELLRDFAWRLNARTERKGLSQSEIAEKLGVSVTRVNHWFRGRNFPKAAERLRLADLLEVNLEWLLRGEGDIEKTAGGVVEESQAGYAVREIPVISWSHAGAAATYDEMPKHWQGKVATTSRDRKAFAVTIEGDCMEPKFFAGDRVVLEPSGELRNGKPVVAKLADDAVQLRVYTKMPSGAIRLASLKPDIYPTLEYSPTAFHWIYPVRELVRSV; this is translated from the coding sequence GTGCAAGACGAAAATGCAGAATTATTGAGAGACTTTGCGTGGCGGCTTAATGCCCGAACCGAACGCAAGGGCCTTTCTCAATCCGAGATCGCCGAAAAACTAGGGGTAAGCGTCACGCGCGTTAACCACTGGTTCAGAGGCAGAAACTTTCCCAAAGCGGCCGAGCGCCTCCGGTTGGCCGACCTCCTCGAAGTGAATCTTGAATGGCTACTTCGAGGCGAAGGAGACATCGAGAAAACTGCAGGCGGCGTTGTGGAAGAATCTCAAGCAGGCTACGCGGTCCGCGAGATTCCCGTGATCTCGTGGAGCCACGCGGGCGCAGCCGCCACCTACGATGAGATGCCGAAGCACTGGCAGGGCAAAGTCGCTACCACGAGCCGCGATCGAAAAGCGTTCGCCGTGACGATCGAGGGGGACTGCATGGAGCCGAAGTTCTTCGCGGGCGATCGCGTGGTGCTCGAGCCGAGCGGCGAGCTGCGCAACGGCAAGCCCGTCGTCGCGAAGCTCGCCGACGATGCGGTTCAACTTCGCGTCTACACCAAGATGCCATCCGGCGCGATCCGCCTGGCGAGCCTCAAGCCGGACATTTACCCCACTCTCGAATACAGCCCAACTGCGTTCCATTGGATTTATCCGGTGCGCGAGCTGGTGCGCAGCGTCTGA
- a CDS encoding lipoprotein, whose protein sequence is MKKLTLISFALAVLALAGCSSVPQLESQILPATVPEVKAKIKEAVAKNSITRPTIVQDTNERLHFRWEVMLEGEKAQIDLAYMFAAAENGTRVSLLENHASTQMNSEGKLVTSDTTTEVTAFGPNLREMRAWFFDRATAQRQ, encoded by the coding sequence ATGAAGAAGCTAACCCTCATCTCCTTCGCGCTGGCTGTGCTGGCGCTCGCTGGCTGCAGTTCAGTCCCGCAGTTGGAATCTCAAATCCTTCCCGCAACTGTTCCGGAGGTGAAGGCGAAGATCAAAGAAGCGGTCGCGAAGAATTCGATCACTCGACCGACGATTGTGCAGGACACGAACGAGCGCTTGCACTTTCGGTGGGAGGTGATGCTCGAGGGAGAGAAGGCGCAGATCGATCTGGCTTACATGTTCGCTGCGGCTGAGAACGGCACGCGCGTCTCGCTGCTCGAGAACCATGCCTCAACGCAAATGAACTCCGAGGGAAAACTTGTGACGAGTGACACCACCACAGAGGTCACCGCGTTCGGCCCGAATCTTCGCGAGATGCGCGCTTGGTTCTTCGATCGCGCTACGGCGCAGCGACAGTAA